The nucleotide window ATCTCAGTCCACCGGTCGAGGGGGGTGAGTTCTATCGCGATTCGCCACACAGAAGGGGTTCCCGAGGTCGTGAGCGAGCGGCCGACGAAGCGAGCGAGAGCAGGGTTGCGCAAGGCGACGAAAGCACGAAACGCCGAGGAAGCGATCGGACAATCGGAAGGTCTCGTCACCGTCCTGCGTCTGACGCAGGCCGACCTGACGCCGGCCGAGGACTCGATCCGGATCGCGAAGCACCTGTTCGACGACCGTCAGTACACGAAGGCGTTCCGCGCTGCGAAGCGCGCCGAGTCGCTCGCCCTCTCCCTCGACGAACGCTTCAATGCGTACCAGGAGGCGGCGAAGGCGCTGCGTGAGCGGATCGAGGCGATGCGGAATCTCGGTCTCCCGACGGCGACGATCGAGGGCGTACCCCATCGCGCCGAGGAGCAGGTCGTCGCCGGCACCTGGGACGACGACATCTTCGTGCCGGACTACGTCGCGGGGCGGGTCCTCCTCGAGCGCGCGGAACGGGAGGGGCGCACCGTCCAGGAGGACGCGGAGCGCGCGTCGAACGCGATCTTCGCGGCGGAGCTGGCGATCGAGCGGCTCGTCCAGATTGAGGGGCCGCCGGATCCGATCGTCTTCGCGAACGGCGTCGGGGCGCTCCTCGAGGCGGCGTTGCACTACGCGACCCGGGAGCTCGCCATCGGGAACGCGAAGGGGGCGACCTTGATCGCACGCGACCTCGAGGCGAAGGCGGCCTCCCTCCGAACGTTGTTCGGCGAGGCGACGAGAAACCTCGCGTCGACGGAAGCGCACCTCGCGGAACTCCGGGGAGAAGGCATCCTCACCGAGCGGCACGAGGGCCAGACCAAGATGGCGCGGGACCTCCTCGCGAAAGGGCTCATCGAGCCCGGGAGCGCGATGGCCACGCGACTCATGCGGGAGGTGATGTCGTTCGGCGAGACATACCGCAAGGCCACGACCGGCCTCGCCGATGCCGAGGTCGTGTACGGCCGGCTCAAGGGGGAGGGATTCCGGTCCTACGATGCGGACGTCGCCCTCGAGGACACGCGGACGGCCGTCCGCAAGGGGAACTACGCGCGTGCGATCGAGCACCTCGAGCGCGCCTTCGAGGCGTTCCAGCGCCGGACGAACGCGGGGCAGACGCTCGCGAAGTCGATCTTCGAGACGCAGGCGCGGATCGAGGGCCTCCAGGGGAGCGGCCTGTCGTTCCTGCCGGACATCCAGGACGTCTTGGCACGCGCCGAGCGGGAGTTCGCCGGCGGAAACTACTCGGACTCCAGCGAGGATCTGCGGCTTGCCACCGTCCTCCTCGATCAGGCGACGCGTCCCCTCGGGCCGAAGAAGTGAGCGGCGGCCTTAAGCCGCGCGCGTCCTTGCGTCCCGCGGATGGGTGAGCACTACTTCACGGAGCGGCCCGCCTCCCGGCGCCGGCCGGCGGACGTCCGGGTCGTCGTGCGAGGCCGTTCGTTCACCTTGCGGACCGATGCGGGCGTCTTCTCCCGCGGCCGGCTCGACGCGGGGACCCGGCTGCTCATCGAGGCGCTCGACATCGAGCCGGGCGAAACGCTCCTCGACCTCGGTTGCGGGTTCGGTGCGATCGGCATCGTGGCGGCGAGGCTCTCGGATGGAGGCCACGTCATCTTCACGGACGTCAACGAGCGGGCGGTGGCCCTCGCGAAGGCGAACCTCCGGGCGAACGGCGTCGAGAACGCGGAGGTCCGCACGGGCGACCTCTACGAGCCGGTCCGGGGGATGGCGTTCGACCACGTCGCCTGCAACCCTCCGATTCGGGCGGGCCGTGCGGTCGTCGACCGCATCGTGTCGGAGGCGCCGGACCACCTCCTCGACGGCGGGCGCCTCTGGCTCGTCGTCCGGACGAAGCTGGGCGCCGAATCGATCCGCGACCGCATGGTCCACGCCTTCGGGAACGCCGACGTCG belongs to Thermoplasmata archaeon and includes:
- a CDS encoding class I SAM-dependent methyltransferase, translated to MGEHYFTERPASRRRPADVRVVVRGRSFTLRTDAGVFSRGRLDAGTRLLIEALDIEPGETLLDLGCGFGAIGIVAARLSDGGHVIFTDVNERAVALAKANLRANGVENAEVRTGDLYEPVRGMAFDHVACNPPIRAGRAVVDRIVSEAPDHLLDGGRLWLVVRTKLGAESIRDRMVHAFGNADVVKRGGGYKVLRSRKATG